The following are encoded together in the Candidatus Omnitrophota bacterium genome:
- the acpS gene encoding holo-[acyl-carrier-protein] synthase, which produces MVGTGVDITEVRRLRQAVDKWGDSFLSRVFTKEELKNARGRVSLYQHLAGRFAAKEAVFKALGDPDLTWQDVEIINDRQGKPHCKLLNYKKKDVDILISISHVKSYAVASAIITEKT; this is translated from the coding sequence ATGGTAGGCACCGGAGTAGATATTACGGAAGTAAGAAGGCTGCGTCAGGCAGTAGATAAATGGGGCGACAGTTTCTTAAGCAGGGTATTTACGAAAGAAGAATTAAAAAATGCCCGGGGAAGGGTAAGCCTATATCAACATCTTGCCGGCAGATTTGCGGCCAAAGAAGCGGTATTTAAAGCTTTAGGCGATCCGGACTTGACCTGGCAGGATGTAGAGATTATTAATGACAGGCAGGGTAAACCTCATTGTAAGCTGCTTAATTATAAGAAAAAGGATGTCGATATTTTGATATCGATCTCTCATGTAAAAAGCTATGCGGTTGCCAGCGCGATTATTACAGAGAAGACCTGA
- a CDS encoding NAD(P)H-hydrate dehydratase, whose protein sequence is MRLPARLLQRRPDAHKGDFGHIFILAGSLRFSGAAVLCAEAAMRCGAGLVTLGVPENVARPIIKFKPREIMLLPLHETKEGTLSPSGYKKIKNFAITADILALGPGLSQNKSTQTLIRKIVATVNKPMVIDADGLNALIGNLGILSAKPYTLNPKILTPHPGEMAKLLGTSIKKIQKQRKDAAVNFAKKYKVTVVLKGHNTIVADYKNNLYVNKTGNPGMATAGSGDVLTGIVSAFLAQGLDSFSAAKFGVYIHGLAGDLAAKEKTEISLIASDLIGKIPDAIKISS, encoded by the coding sequence ATGCGGTTGCCAGCGCGATTATTACAGAGAAGACCTGATGCTCATAAAGGAGATTTCGGACATATATTCATTTTGGCCGGTTCGTTGCGATTTTCCGGAGCAGCAGTTCTATGCGCAGAGGCAGCGATGCGCTGCGGGGCAGGGCTGGTAACCCTGGGGGTGCCAGAAAATGTAGCCCGTCCGATAATAAAGTTTAAGCCCAGGGAAATAATGCTCCTTCCTTTGCATGAGACAAAAGAAGGCACGTTAAGTCCGTCTGGATATAAAAAGATAAAAAATTTCGCAATTACCGCTGATATATTGGCTTTAGGGCCTGGTCTTTCTCAAAATAAATCAACCCAAACTTTAATCCGTAAGATTGTGGCCACGGTAAATAAACCTATGGTTATCGATGCTGACGGTCTAAATGCCTTAATAGGCAACTTAGGGATTTTATCCGCTAAACCATATACGCTAAACCCTAAAATATTGACCCCTCATCCTGGAGAAATGGCAAAGCTTTTGGGCACAAGCATTAAAAAGATTCAGAAACAAAGAAAAGATGCAGCAGTAAACTTTGCTAAGAAATACAAAGTAACCGTAGTCTTAAAAGGACATAATACGATAGTCGCTGATTATAAAAATAATTTATATGTAAATAAGACCGGTAACCCCGGTATGGCTACTGCTGGAAGCGGGGATGTTTTGACTGGTATCGTGTCAGCTTTCTTAGCGCAAGGTTTGGATAGTTTTAGCGCAGCTAAATTTGGGGTGTATATTCACGGATTAGCAGGTGATCTGGCAGCAAAAGAGAAAACGGAAATTAGCTTGATTGCTTCGGATTTAATTGGTAAAATTCCCGATGCAATAAAGATCAGTTCTTAG
- a CDS encoding PAS domain S-box protein: protein MFPFSQRREIRGIDNLLPKLIDHANVLVLYLDNHGFITMTNKKVEEITGKRREDIIGRGWMDVLFSKKNPTIKKQMFKAVVDDSILYKRLNGFEGIIVDANGNERLISWSINPILSESKDLGGVSLLEGVLFIGNDITELREKGASLKKIDDALKDLFVNIKEYALYVTNLDGNITYYGIGAEKMFGWLKNEIIFKHVSVLHQPATAKEVLDNIFDRVKNAGQYESEINLVKKDNQEFPVILTVSQFLDNEGKLIGFTFIAKDITERKKMEFQILQSEKLAAIGQLAAGMAHEINNPLFVISGRLEMLFDQGGLDEKVAEDLKIINSQADRIRKLVDRLLKFARQSQLKLEPLNINDVIEGVIPFLSYQKLPVSQIKLVKEFDKSLPMVKGELNQLQEVFINLLINGYQAMSVNGGQLTVKTSLYLGSFVEVSITDTGGGIKPENLKNIFMPFFSTKKDGTGLGLSICHNIIQNHGGTISVENAPGKGTTFIVRLPII from the coding sequence ATGTTTCCATTCAGCCAAAGAAGAGAAATAAGGGGTATCGATAACCTTTTACCTAAGCTTATCGACCATGCCAATGTTTTAGTACTTTATTTGGATAATCATGGTTTTATAACCATGACGAATAAGAAAGTCGAAGAGATAACTGGTAAGCGCAGGGAAGATATTATCGGACGCGGCTGGATGGATGTGCTGTTTTCAAAAAAGAACCCGACAATTAAAAAACAGATGTTTAAGGCTGTAGTTGATGATTCTATTCTCTATAAACGCTTAAACGGATTTGAAGGAATAATAGTTGACGCAAATGGCAACGAGCGCCTGATATCCTGGAGTATAAACCCCATACTATCCGAATCTAAGGATCTTGGAGGTGTTTCTTTGTTGGAAGGAGTTCTGTTTATCGGCAACGATATTACAGAGCTTAGAGAGAAGGGCGCTTCGCTTAAGAAAATCGATGATGCGCTTAAGGATTTGTTTGTCAACATAAAAGAATACGCTTTATATGTTACAAATTTAGACGGTAATATTACGTATTATGGGATAGGCGCCGAAAAGATGTTCGGGTGGCTTAAAAACGAAATCATTTTTAAGCACGTTAGTGTTTTGCACCAGCCTGCGACAGCTAAAGAAGTACTTGATAATATTTTCGATAGGGTGAAAAATGCCGGCCAATATGAATCAGAAATTAATCTGGTAAAAAAGGATAATCAGGAATTTCCGGTTATTCTTACGGTCAGCCAGTTTCTTGATAACGAAGGGAAGTTGATAGGTTTTACCTTTATAGCTAAAGATATTACAGAAAGAAAGAAGATGGAGTTTCAGATACTTCAGTCTGAAAAACTGGCAGCTATAGGCCAGCTTGCTGCTGGTATGGCTCACGAAATCAATAATCCGCTCTTTGTTATTTCCGGACGGCTGGAAATGCTCTTTGATCAGGGTGGATTGGATGAAAAAGTTGCTGAAGATTTGAAGATTATCAACTCACAGGCAGACAGGATCAGAAAGCTAGTTGACCGGTTACTGAAGTTTGCTAGGCAAAGCCAATTGAAGCTCGAACCTTTGAATATAAACGATGTTATAGAGGGAGTTATCCCGTTTTTGTCGTATCAGAAATTGCCTGTTTCTCAGATTAAACTGGTCAAGGAGTTTGATAAAAGCCTGCCAATGGTTAAAGGCGAATTAAATCAGCTGCAGGAAGTTTTTATTAACCTTCTCATCAATGGGTATCAGGCTATGTCTGTTAATGGCGGCCAATTGACAGTCAAGACCAGCCTGTACCTTGGAAGTTTTGTAGAAGTCAGTATTACTGATACCGGCGGAGGCATAAAACCCGAAAACCTTAAAAATATATTTATGCCGTTTTTTTCAACTAAAAAAGACGGTACCGGCTTGGGGCTTTCAATCTGCCATAATATTATTCAAAATCACGGCGGGACAATCTCGGTTGAGAATGCACCCGGAAAGGGCACTACTTTTATAGTAAGGTTGCCAATTATTTAA
- a CDS encoding response regulator: protein MSYKVLVVDDEAPVRELFHDLLVKEGCNVKVCASGEEALELVNGEDFDVILLDIKLSGMNGLEALKKIKDIKPKAIVIMITGFGYDEELINKSKQLGCSGYIGKNMPISQIISNFKLFTKSATEKLKKDN from the coding sequence ATGTCTTATAAAGTGCTGGTAGTTGATGACGAAGCTCCGGTAAGAGAATTGTTTCATGATTTGTTGGTAAAAGAAGGTTGCAATGTAAAAGTTTGTGCATCAGGCGAAGAGGCGTTGGAGCTGGTTAATGGCGAAGATTTTGACGTTATACTCCTGGATATCAAGTTATCCGGCATGAATGGGCTTGAGGCTTTAAAAAAGATAAAGGATATAAAGCCAAAAGCCATAGTTATAATGATAACCGGATTTGGCTATGATGAGGAGCTTATTAATAAATCAAAACAACTTGGCTGCTCAGGATACATAGGAAAAAATATGCCTATTTCGCAGATAATCAGCAATTTCAAGTTGTTTACAAAGTCTGCAACAGAGAAATTAAAAAAAGATAATTAA
- a CDS encoding thymidylate synthase: MRPVYIDAFDLDDAWFQCLSAILEKGHVYTITRGSYEGQKRLEFDFAVVRVKKPSHQIIPVIPEGMSIPAPTDMDYIQGYLSYLLTGAKTETEDYTYGERLVDPKVKVKTAGAGNNIYNEIPLDVNQVDEVIKIYKEKGHGTNQAIMEIGMPSDIKLVDPPCLRLIDTRIRYGKLHFILYFRSWDLWGGFPSNLGGLQLVKQYMADEIGVGDGEIIAASKGLHLYDYSWDLAKIRTNKNNLQIA, encoded by the coding sequence TTGAGGCCAGTTTATATTGACGCATTTGATTTAGATGATGCCTGGTTCCAGTGCTTAAGCGCAATCCTGGAAAAAGGGCATGTTTATACGATAACCCGAGGCAGTTATGAAGGCCAGAAAAGGCTTGAATTTGATTTTGCCGTTGTAAGGGTAAAGAAACCCTCTCATCAGATTATACCGGTTATACCTGAAGGCATGAGTATACCGGCGCCTACAGATATGGATTACATCCAGGGTTATTTAAGCTATCTGTTGACCGGGGCTAAAACAGAGACTGAGGATTACACTTATGGAGAACGGCTGGTTGACCCGAAGGTCAAGGTAAAAACCGCAGGAGCCGGCAACAATATCTATAATGAAATACCATTGGATGTCAATCAGGTGGATGAAGTGATAAAAATTTATAAGGAAAAAGGACATGGTACTAATCAGGCAATCATGGAAATAGGGATGCCATCTGATATAAAATTGGTCGATCCGCCTTGTCTTAGGTTGATTGATACTCGTATCAGGTATGGTAAGCTGCATTTTATTTTATATTTCCGTTCCTGGGATTTATGGGGAGGGTTTCCTTCCAACCTTGGCGGCTTGCAGTTGGTCAAGCAATATATGGCTGATGAAATAGGTGTCGGCGATGGTGAGATTATTGCTGCGAGTAAAGGCCTGCATCTATATGATTACTCGTGGGATTTAGCTAAAATTAGGACTAATAAAAATAATTTACAGATAGCTTAA
- a CDS encoding PilZ domain-containing protein produces MDKHQGPHNKTERREFSRLDYLKPLAFKVCKPEIIDKLLEGYTSNISQSGILCNIRDNVVSGDIVWLSFDRSTLSICEDIERRCFIYQNGIIGKVVRIEHKEDGSFNVGLKFVTREERNDTNIHPKIYFLQMGLNKNNE; encoded by the coding sequence ATGGATAAACATCAGGGTCCGCACAACAAAACAGAGCGCAGGGAATTTTCCAGGCTTGATTATCTTAAGCCGCTTGCTTTCAAGGTATGTAAGCCGGAGATCATAGATAAATTATTGGAGGGCTACACCAGCAATATAAGCCAGTCAGGCATATTATGCAACATAAGAGACAATGTGGTTTCGGGAGATATCGTCTGGCTTTCTTTCGACAGGTCGACTTTAAGTATCTGCGAAGATATAGAGAGGCGGTGTTTTATCTATCAGAACGGCATAATAGGAAAAGTGGTCAGGATCGAACATAAAGAGGACGGTTCATTTAACGTGGGTTTGAAGTTTGTAACGCGTGAAGAAAGAAATGATACAAACATACATCCAAAGATTTACTTTCTTCAAATGGGTTTGAATAAAAACAATGAATAA
- a CDS encoding NAD(P)-dependent glycerol-3-phosphate dehydrogenase, whose amino-acid sequence MNKNIAVIGDGGWGTTLAIILAGKGYSVTLWGAFPKYVSQVKETRINEKFLPDIKIPRQVVLTHDLEEALYQKDIVVLTVPSQYIRGVLEKIKKNDYPRRAIYLSGTKGIEIGTLCRISQIIEEELGKVKIAVLSGPTIAHEVALGVPTAAVIAANNREISKSLQEVFMTDAFRIYTNSDVIGVELGGSLKNIIAIACGISDGLGFGTNTKAALLARGLAEISRLGKAMGARQNTFSGISGLGDLVTTCISQYSRNRFVGEQIGKGISLKDINSKMQMVAEGLPTTKSVYELSIKYRVDMPITSQVYSVIYKNKPAYKAVRDLMTRQGKSE is encoded by the coding sequence ATGAATAAGAATATTGCTGTTATTGGTGACGGCGGCTGGGGTACGACTCTGGCTATTATTTTGGCAGGGAAAGGATACTCAGTTACTTTATGGGGGGCTTTCCCAAAGTATGTTAGCCAGGTCAAAGAAACCAGGATCAATGAGAAATTCCTTCCGGATATCAAGATACCCAGGCAAGTTGTCTTAACTCACGATCTAGAGGAGGCTTTATATCAAAAGGATATAGTGGTGTTGACCGTGCCTTCCCAATACATCCGTGGTGTGCTAGAAAAGATAAAGAAAAATGATTACCCAAGGAGAGCAATTTATTTAAGCGGTACGAAAGGTATTGAAATAGGAACTTTATGCAGGATTTCACAGATAATTGAAGAGGAGCTTGGTAAGGTTAAGATAGCTGTCCTTTCTGGGCCGACCATAGCACATGAAGTTGCCCTGGGTGTGCCAACAGCAGCTGTTATTGCTGCGAATAATAGAGAAATAAGCAAATCCTTGCAGGAAGTATTCATGACAGACGCTTTCAGGATATATACGAACAGTGATGTTATCGGTGTTGAATTGGGCGGAAGCTTAAAAAATATAATTGCTATTGCTTGTGGTATATCCGATGGTCTGGGGTTTGGAACTAATACTAAAGCCGCGCTGCTTGCAAGAGGGCTGGCGGAGATTTCGCGGTTAGGCAAAGCCATGGGTGCAAGGCAAAATACGTTTAGTGGTATAAGCGGTTTGGGCGATTTAGTGACTACATGCATAAGCCAATACAGCAGGAATAGGTTTGTCGGTGAACAAATCGGCAAAGGGATAAGCCTGAAGGATATAAACTCAAAAATGCAAATGGTAGCAGAAGGTTTACCGACCACCAAGTCAGTTTATGAGTTGAGCATAAAATACCGCGTTGATATGCCGATAACCAGCCAGGTTTATTCGGTTATTTACAAAAACAAGCCAGCATACAAAGCGGTAAGAGATTTAATGACAAGACAGGGTAAATCTGAATAA